The sequence ATAATAATTCACTTATACATGCCCTGTATACAGGAAGCTTACACAAGACTAGAAAAGTGATCTCCTCTGGAGAAGAAAATTGAGTTGATGGAGGATAGCAGTAGGTTACAGTTTTGTTCACCTgtctttcttctattaaaaaaaatggaggtaaaCCTATATGCACTAACATGGAAAGATCTCCAAGACATAATTAAGTGGTCAAAGAAAAGTacagtgttggggtgcctgggtggctcagtgggttacgtctcctttcagctcaagtcatgaacccggagtcccatgttgggctctctgctcagcgaggagcctgctcctccgctccctctgcctgctgctcttcccgcttgtgctcactctctctctcaaacaaaatcttaaaaaaaaaagtagtgtacAGTGTAcaatgtaatacacacacactgtatataTCAGACATGTTCATAAATACATTGAGTAAGGACCAGAGGAATAAAAACCAAACTATCCCAAGGGAAGGGACTAGAACAACAGAGTGGGTAGATTCTCCAAGAattttttgctttatctttgttttttgatGATTTGACCAAAGGAATGAAATCATGTATTACTTGTGTaattaattttcaataatttttatgtaCAACCACAATGAGGAATCTCTATTCCAAGAGACTCTAAGGTCCTAAGCACTTAAGtctctttcctattcttttcatACGCCCATAAGTCCTAGCACAGTGCCTTCCTTCTCTTAACAGGAGGTCCTTCCATATGAATGGACAATGAGATAAAAGGATGCCTTCATTTATACCAAGTCTACCACTGGCGATGGGCTTCATACCAGTACTTCTTTGCCACCTGACGGGTTCTAAACAACTCCTGTACTTGATGTGCCACTTCCTTCTCCCAGGCCAACACCATTACACCTGTAGTTTCTTTGTCCAGCCGGTGGCACAGATGCAAGGGCTCTGCCTTGTGGCCATGAAGCATCTTTGCCAGGATGGGCAATACGTCACTGATGCACAGCCGGACCCCAGGGCCACCTACAAAGGGAAGAGCCACAGGTTTTAGTGGCCAGTAAAAGATCCCACCAAAGAACTCTACCTGGGAAGAAAGTCAATGTTTTCACGAGCTTTATTCTGAAATGTGGTCCAGGAACTAGCAATGTCAAAGCCCAGGGAGCTTGTTGGAAAGGAATCTCAGGCTCCCAACCCAGACTATtaaatcaaaatctgcattttcacaagatgCCCAAGGGACTCACATGCCTTTTCATAATGTCTGAGAAGCACTGGCCTACAGCATGTGGCCTCctcctcatatatatatatatatataatatatatttattaatctaCTTGCACATTCATAATAAAGTCAGCAATCAAAATGAGGAGGTCTGATATTTCACTATATAAACAAAGGTTTGAGAATTTGCCAAGTAAACTAAAGGGTGAATACAAGACTGTGAGGCTCTCCTGAGCTATTACAGAAGAGCTAAGAAGATAACCTTTAGGTGAGATGCTACTCAGTTCTATTCTAGGCCTAACTAGCCACTGAACCTGAATAGATGATTTAATCTTTCCAactttcagttttctcaactataaaatgtaaatatctgGATAATAATTATCTCAtgaagaatgggaagaaaaagatcaagacagaaaaagaaaatacacacaacaCTTGGCAATGTCTGACTTAATTCCTTGTCTTTATACTTTTCTCCATACCTCCCCTAAAAGCATTCTTTTAGCACAACTATGCCTTTTCCCCCAATAAATCCCTTTCCCTGCATTTTCTTTCTATCGGTCTTTCTTATCTCACTCCAGCTGTCTTAGACAACtacattcaacatttattcagaaatatttcaatGTCCATTAAGTTCCAGGCGTCTTGGAGTTTCATTAGGTACtctgtgcacacaaacacacagacattttccttttattcttttttaagttcttatcaTGAATACATATCTTTTGGCACTTTTAATAACATGAATGtcttctatattttataatttctataaacTCTTTAAAGGAAGTTATCTTCTATATAGGTTTATATGCAGGGtttgttgaaagattttatttatttgagaaagagcgagaaagcacgagcagagggagaggcagaggcagagggagaagcaggctccccattgagcagggagcctgactcagggttcaatctaagaaccctgggatcatgtggGAGTTAACCTGAGTTAaagatagacgcttaaccaactaagtcactcAGGCACTCCCAGatttatatgtgtttttgtgtgtgtgtgaatcctgTGTATGTTTTCAATAGTAGAGATCTCTCTGTAGGGCAGTTTAATCTTTGCTTTGGCTGAAACtccgccccccccttttttaattagttttcatATTGGTTTCTGTGATTGGAGTTTCTGCATGTTTAAGGTGGTCCTTCTTTGATCCTTGCCCATGCATAGTATAAGATCTAATTTTTCTCAGGTTATTCTGTCTCCACTCATGGCTTGCGGTGGCTGACTGATTTATGTTGCAGTTTGGGGCTTGTGGGTTGAGATTTTTCTGATCTTTGTTCAATGAAGATGGACTATTTTCCTTGGTCTGGACTTAACTGATGAAATTATATTCTGGATCATGTGAACAAAATATGCAATAAATCACCATAGTTAAAAAAGACCCTTGCAGGAAATTCAGAGTCattatatggaaatacaattaCTTATAGAAGGTAATAAACTACCAGAACACGTTATCCACAAGAGATTTATAggccaaaaatagaaacagagtaCTTATAAAAATTAGTGAATGTGGGAAAATTGTGAATAAAGGCAAAAAATATACTGGTGCCATTGTCAGAAGGAGAAATGATCTGAACCTTAATATATTAAGTgctatctatttttttcttatatgtcatttcttcttttctggttcttttttttttttttttaattttatatatttacttgagagagggagagtgaatgaGGAAGGGCAAGGTATaatgggcagaggggaggggcagtgggagagggagaagcagactccctactgagcagggagcctgaccctgggctgtcagaggcataacccactgagccacccaggtgcccctcttctatCCCAGTTTTGATGGAACATAACATGAAGACAAGAATCACAAAGCCTTAGTATTTCTCTATAAAAATTCCCATGGAGGTCTGAACACAGTGCATTCCAGAAATCACTGCTGACTGCCAGATGTCTGGAAtgcagagactgtcttttctatCTCTGTCTTCAGTAGTGCCTTATATAGTACTCTACAAGagcttaattattttgaatgcaaGTCTTCGAGCCCCACAAGTAATGTGTCAGAGTTGCCCCTAATTGTAGTGAAAACAGAAGCACCAACCTCCCTCACGTGGTCCTTACCATGCACAGGGAGACCGTAAGGTTTATTGATGACCACGAGATCCTTGTCCTGGTGCACAATCCCTCGGCTCAGTGCCTTAGCAAGCACGTTGGGGTGGACTCGTTGCAGCTGCTTTGTGAACCGTACTAGTTCTTGAACTCTCCGCTGAACAGGGCTTGTGGGCACCTATGCGGAGAGAAGGAGCGCCAGGAAAAGACTGGTGAAGACTTTCAATAAGTTTGGGTGACAATGTGGGTTGGGAATGACTATTTCTGCTTTGGACTCGCGCCTTCTCGGAATAATTTGAGAGCGGCGGTGCATGTCTGTTTTACCTATCTCCACGCAGTGCTCAGGGCTGAGGCCGGCAGGAGCCAAAGATCCAGCCCGCAGGAAGATACGGTACCATACTgacctcttccctttcctttctccccgTTCTTCCACAGATCCTCCACATTTCCTTAACATCTGTCCGGACCCTCCCACCTCACTCCCAGCCGGAGAACCCGGGAACGTACTGCCTCTTGGGAGTTGTGGTCCTTTCGGACTCACCGGCTGCTGCTTCGTCTTTTGTTCCTGTTTCTGGGCTCGGAGCTTCTCCGCTAATCGCTGGGCACTCATGGTCCCAGACGCAGCAGCGGCCGAACAAAATGGCTTTGAGAAGAGGCTAAAGACACTCCCCAAACGCTGCCTGGAACCCCAGACCCAGAGGCGAGGCGCGTTAGAGCTGGGCGCCGCCATCTTGTCAAAAGAGGAGGGGCGTATCTAGACCACGCGCCGAAGAGGGGCGAGAGGCAGGAGGTTTTGGGCGGGTCTTGAGGATCACGTGGAGGGTGAGGGGGCGGGCTCTGGGCCGAGTCACGTGGGGTGGTGCGCGCTGAGTGCGGCTGCGCCGGCCGGTAGCTGCAGCTGGAGCGGTGGCGTTTGGAGGAGACTCGGTGAGTGTGTAGGGAAGCCGGGCTGGGGCTAGGAAATGCCGGTTCTTCAACGCTTTAACGTTTTCGCGTCTCCGGGGCTTCTGCTCTCGGAGAGCACTGCACCGGGATCCTTTTCTCCCTGTGCGAGAAGACCCCACTCAAAAACACttccccgcccccgcgccccgtGGAAGCGATGCCCCATAAACGCTCGCCCCAGAGCCTTCTTAGGCGCCTACCTCGTCCCTCTTGGCAACCACATCCCTGGTGTCCGGCCAGCCCCCTGAGGGACGCGTCGTGTCACCTCTCATTTCCTTGCCGCTCGACCTTCGGAGATGCCGGATCTCTGTAGGCTCTCCACTCCTCACCTCCTCTTTGTTTCAGGTTGTAACCTGTCCTTCTCTCCCGGGGGTGATGGGAACCCTTCCGTTATCCGGGGGCCCCCAGCCCGTATTCCTTCCTAGGGAACACCTTGAGTTTTTTGGAGTCTCCTCTCTCCTTACGCTCTCCCCGCTCCTTCCAAAGACAAGACTGAAAATACGGTAAAGAGCACGGACCTTCCCCTCCCTTTTATGCTTCCTTCATGTTTCTCCCTCCCTACTTTGCAACCACCCcaaaccctctctccctctcttccaagGTGCAGTGTTGGAACTCCCATGCCCAAACTGCAAGCGACTCCCTCTGATTTCACCGAGGGGTATCTGGAAAGATGAACCTCTGGTTGGGGTGCTAATATGAAAAATACCTTGGGACATACCTGCCATTTGTTAAGAAACCTAATGGCGAGTTCCGAAGGGATGTTCAGAAAACTAATGGATCTGTACCGACACTagaggaaacaattttttaagactGCTGAGAATGAAGGCCCCTTGAGGAGTTCCAGTAGGTAGTGGAATTAGGTTTGCGACTTACCTCTCCGAAAGGGACTGGCAGAAGGGAGCCATATTGAGAGGAGTAAAGTTGAACAGGTGAGTGGAGCAAACCTATAGAAGACTTCTTCAGTCCAAGAAGAGTTTGAGCTAGATGTTATAAGTAATGAGGCGTGTTTGAAGCTTCTTGAGCAGGAGAGAAACTCCTTCAATCCTAGAAATGAATCTGGCAGTCGAATGCAGGACAGATTCAGCCGGGATGCTGCAGTCTAGGGGAACAGTAAAGAGGTTATGCTTTATCCCGTGATCTTTCTCCCTACACTGTACTGTTCTTTGCGTTTGAACTGATTTTGGATACAAGTCAGGATGTGTGGTTGGCAACTGCTGCTGAAGTCTTGAGTACCTTGAAGACTCACTCATGGTTTCTTTGTAATCCCCACTTTAGGCACAGAGTAAACCCACAAATATTCATTCTTGTGTAATGCAGTGCATTCACAGACGTATAGTAGATGTGTCTGAACATTTGAATTGTCTTCTCTCTGTCAGTTTTTGATCTGAAGAATGGAGGTAGGAGTAAATGTATTTGTAAAGAGTGGGGAGGAAggtttgtgtatgtatgtttctGTAATAAGACAGATGATCAGGATATAAATTCAAAGAATTCCCGAGGGAGGTTGGGACAcaacttctccctttctctctctctctctctcttttttttcctggcaaattCACAGGTAAGGTGAAGCCTCCTTTTCCAAGGACTCTGAAATGTGAATgtcaatatttaaatttatatcattACATTAATTACAAATTTGTTTTAGGTATAGGACTTTTATGATTTTGTGTAAGGGCTCTTCCTTCCTTAACCTGTGCTTAATGGCCAATTCTTGCAGAATTGGCATTCTGTAGtaggaaacaaatgaagaacCAACTCAGATGTCAATGCTTGGTGACACAGAGCTTGTGTTCTTGGGTTTCAGGGTAACCCAAGGTACACACTACAGTGCCTAAGAATAAAAACACTGGTCAATTTTTTCTTCTAGAGAAGGaactttcaggtttttctttttgaaactgtaaagatatttgaagaattcagaggattttttttgtttgtttgttttttaatcataatGCAGCTTTATCCAAAATGGGTGCAGAAGTTATATCTTAATATTTGAAGCATGTGGTTAGAGTTGCTGTCTGCATATACAGGAATTTATGCAAATATGTtgtctgtcttttgttttttaatgctatATTGCCTCTTTTCCCTTCGTCAttcaattgattttattttaggcAGTTCATTTTCCTGTACTTACATACTTTACGACTTCAACACGTGTCACATTCTCCTTTTGTTTGGGGACTCCTCTTGTCTGTCTGTACTGTTTTCTCAgtacaaggaagaaaattcttttaGTGGTGTCTAGTGTTGCCTTCATTCTACAAACATGACTTCTTTACG comes from Mustela erminea isolate mMusErm1 chromosome 9, mMusErm1.Pri, whole genome shotgun sequence and encodes:
- the RPUSD4 gene encoding mitochondrial RNA pseudouridine synthase RPUSD4 isoform X2, whose translation is MAAPSSNAPRLWVWGSRQRLGSVFSLFSKPFCSAAAASGTMSAQRLAEKLRAQKQEQKTKQQPVPTSPVQRRVQELVRFTKQLQRVHPNVLAKALSRGIVHQDKDLVVINKPYGLPVHGGPGVRLCISDVLPILAKMLHGHKAEPLHLCHRLDKETTGVMVLAWEKEVAHQVQELFRTRQVAKKYWTITVCVPVPPAGVVDIPVIEKEVQGQQQHYKMTLSPGFRMEDGKMVRARSNRKAHTAVTQYQVLSSTLSAALVELQPITEAVSWYPEEAGAAPGEGPSHPASPARAPADPAGPGVQEGGTQLGLQASSLLRLLPATPGSTDAKSGSEWGRRSRT